From the Solanum stenotomum isolate F172 chromosome 4, ASM1918654v1, whole genome shotgun sequence genome, one window contains:
- the LOC125861560 gene encoding F-box/kelch-repeat protein At3g23880-like, whose amino-acid sequence MEFQASHRHQKRIKHVSAPFSASSIHDPTFTTVVLPIELITEILLRLPVKPLLRFRSVSKSWLGLISSRKFVNSHLNISANNKAFHSLILGFDPPENNLKDCSLDSLLYDHVTRAIDLDYPPKKSYESIKVVGSINGVVCVAIEQKDLFLWNPSIRKLKKMPSSRTGSFYMYGFGYDELHDDYKVVDITLNVGDDNSCYNVGKIYSLNNNSWKHLDDLHIGMPFNNSGMLVNGKLHWAITNKFSGYYNDCVILVVDLADGRWEEMENPCYREGNFDFTPYLGVLGNDLCMICHPLMIRVDVWVMKKYGVKESWTKMFNIKYVGYNLFGPHFCLSSEGEILFKIGSIFVIYNPNDDSMRFPKVSNCGHLVDAKLYIESLVWPFVAEHTRNATTPKATKS is encoded by the coding sequence ATGGAATTTCAAGCCTCTCATCGACACCAAAAGAGGATCAAGCACGTTAGTGCTCCATTTTCTGCTTCTTCAATTCATGATCCGACCTTTACAACGGTTGTTCTACCAATAGAGCTCATCACTGAAATCCTCTTAAGGCTTCCGGTGAAACCTCTCTTGAGATTTAGGTCTGTATCAAAATCCTGGCTTGGTTTAATCTCTAGCCGTAAATTTGTCAACTCCCATCTCAATATATCTGCTAATAACAAGGCCTTTCATAGCCTTATTTTGGGGTTTGATCCACCTGAAAACAATCTTAAGGACTGTTCCCTTGACTCTTTACTTTATGACCATGTTACTAGGGCAATTGACTTGGATTATCCTCCCAAAAAATCCTATGAATCTATTAAGGTTGTGGGTTCCATCAATGGGGTTGTTTGCGTTGCCATTGAGCAAAAAGACTTGTTTCTCTGGAATCCATCAATCCGGAAGCTCAAGAAAATGCCTAGTTCTAGAACTGGTTCCTTTTACATGTACGGTTTTGGATACGATGAGCTTCACGATGATTATAAGGTAGTGGATATCACCCTAAATGTGGGTGATGACAATTCATGTTATAATGTGGGGAAAATTTATAGTCTGAATAATAATTCTTGGAAACATTTGGATGATTTACACATTGGCATGCCGTTCAATAACTCAGGTATGCTTGTAAATGGGAAGCTTCATTGGGCTATTACTAATAAGTTTTCTGGTTATTATAATGATTGTGTCATCCTTGTGGTTGACTTGGCTGATGGGAGATGGGAAGAAATGGAGAACCCTTGCTACAGAGaaggaaattttgattttaccCCGTACCTTGGTGTATTAGGAAATGACCTTTGTATGATTTGTCATCCTCTAATGATTCGTGTAGATGTGTGGGTTATGAAGAAGTATGGGGTTAAAGAGTCTTGGACAAAAATGTTTAACATCAAGTATGTGGGGTATAATTTATTTGGTCCTCACTTTTGCTTGTCAAGTGAAGGTGAAATTTTGTTTAAGATTGGATCAATTTTCGTAATTTACAACCCAAATGATGACTCAATGAGATTTCCAAAGGTTTCCAATTGTGGTCACCTTGTTGACGCAAAGCTTTACATTGAAAGCCTTGTTTGGCCGTTTGTTGCGGAACATACCAGGAATGCAACAACACCAAAGGCAACAAAATCTTAG